Proteins from a genomic interval of Gossypium hirsutum isolate 1008001.06 chromosome A09, Gossypium_hirsutum_v2.1, whole genome shotgun sequence:
- the LOC107889913 gene encoding uncharacterized protein, with the protein MSACGTRRHGIHGHGRARRGLKLSLPLWAMLRILERVTRPHFGAEGQGGVNGVAPSVAEYWLEATERIMNDLDCTPEQKLKGTVSLLRDEGHQWWLTVEEGTQLDPLSWDFFKTTFQNKYVRASYMNARRCKFMNLTQCDKSVAEYEAEFLKLSRYAQGMMLSKYKRCVRFEDGLRDNLRAKITEDVKRVERQNRDREKGKNKRDLESSSSVLRPKEKARSDGPIRVGVPAALIGIQPCSDCDIGFTHFYGASTVSENMEVTVESTSSEIIVLSPLGQSVRVSKLYRDVSLEVHGTVFLVNLMELPFGEFDLILDMDWLVKHQNNKGISDVFPEELPSLPPSREVEFGIKLLPGTDPVSIALYRMALKVLIELKVQLQELLDCVMDLINRGFQTYLDQFVVIFINDILVYSKTEDEHDEHLKVVLQILRDK; encoded by the exons ATGAGTGCTTGTGGAACTCGCAGACATGGTATTCATGGTCATGGTAGAGCTCGTAGGGGGCTCAAGCTGAGTCTTCCTCTCTGG GCCATGCTGAGGATATTGGAGAGGGTCACTAGACCTCACTTTGGAGCTGAGGGCCAAGG GGGTGTTAATGGAGTCGCCCCTAGTGTGGCCGAGTATTGGTTAGAGGCTACCGAGAGGATCATGAATGATTTGGACTGTACTCCTGAGCAGAAACTAAAAGGTACAGTCTCTTTGCTTCGCGATGAGGGTCatcagtggtggttgacagtTGAGGAGGGTACCCAGCTTGATCCTTTGAGTTGGGATTTCTTTAAGACCACCTTCCAGAACAAGTATGTGAGAGCTAGTTATATGAATGCTCGTAGGTGTAAGTTCATGAATCTTACACAATGCGATAAatctgtggctgagtatgaggctgagtttctaaAGTTGAGCCGCTACGCTCAGGGCATGATGTTGTCTAAGTATAAGAGGTGCGtccgatttgaggatggattAAGGGATAATCTGAGG GCGAAGATCACCGAGGATGTTAAGCGCGTGGAGCGCCAGAATAGGGACCGAGAGAAGGGTAAGAACAAAAGGGATTTAGAGTCCTCTAGTTCTGTTTTGAGGCCTAAGGAAAAGGCCAGATCTGATGGGCCGATTAGAGTGGGGGTTCCTGCTGCTCTTATTGGGATTCAGCCATGCAGTGATTGTG ACATAGGTTTTACACACTTCTATGGAGCTAGCACTGTATCTGAAAACATGGAGGTTACTgttgagagcacttctagtgagatcATTGTACTCAGCCCGTTGGGGCAGTCTGTCCGGGTTAGTAAACTCTACAGGGATGTTTCATTAGAGGTGCATGGTACTGTTTTTCTGGTGAATCTGATGgagcttccgtttggggagttcgacttaaTTCTGGACATGGATTGGTTGGTCAAGCACCAA AACAATAAAGGAATTTCggatgtctttcctgaggagttaccgagTTTACCTCCTagtcgagaggttgagtttgggatCAAGCTTCTTCCGGGTACAGATCCAGTGTCTATTGCTCTATACCGTATGGCACTGAAAGTGCTTATTGAGCTTAAGGTTCAACTTCAAGAACTTCTAGATTGTG TCATGGATCTAATAAACCGAGGGTTTCAGActtatttggatcagttcgtcgTGATCTTCATTAACGACATTCTAGtttactctaagactgaggatgaacatgatgagcatcttaaaGTAGTGCTTCAGATTCTTCGTGATAAGTAG